The following coding sequences are from one Candidatus Binataceae bacterium window:
- the glpK gene encoding glycerol kinase GlpK gives MAQAVLAIDQGTTGTTVMVLDASGRILGRAYGEIRQYYPRPGWVEHDPEEIYRSVVRLSRRAIGESRVGADGIAAAGITNQRETFVVWERGSGRPIHRAIVWQCRRSAAICAALKPRETEVSLRTGLLIDPYFSGTKLRWLLDTRPELRRRAARGELCFGTIDSWLVFRLSRGSGFVTDFTNASRTLMLNLRSRAWDREMLRMLGVPAEMLPQPVSSRGPLAEAAAGTLASRAIPIGAVIGDQQSALYGQRAVRAGEAKATYGTGAFLLMHTGDQPVASRNRLLTTAALGPTGEPAYALEGSVFIAGAAIQWLRDELGLIGASAESERLARASRERTHPYLVPAFVGLGAPYWDADARGAIVGITRGTSRADLVRAALDSIAYQVRDVVVAMERDTGRRVRELRVDGGATANDYLMQFQADVLGRPVRRPAMAETTALGAAMLAGLAAGVWRSPRELAALKRAGRVFRPAMRAQERKGLLSGWRDAVARVRSSL, from the coding sequence ATGGCGCAGGCGGTGCTCGCAATCGACCAGGGGACCACAGGGACGACGGTGATGGTCCTCGACGCGAGCGGGCGCATCCTTGGCCGCGCTTATGGTGAGATTCGTCAGTACTACCCGCGCCCGGGATGGGTCGAACACGACCCGGAGGAGATCTACCGTTCGGTGGTACGCCTGAGCCGGCGGGCAATCGGCGAGTCGCGCGTCGGCGCCGACGGTATCGCCGCCGCCGGCATCACCAACCAGCGCGAGACGTTCGTCGTATGGGAACGCGGCAGTGGCCGCCCAATCCATCGCGCGATCGTCTGGCAATGCCGGCGCAGCGCGGCGATCTGCGCTGCGCTCAAGCCGCGCGAGACCGAAGTGAGCCTCCGCACCGGGTTGCTGATCGATCCGTACTTCTCCGGCACCAAGCTCAGGTGGCTGCTCGACACCCGCCCGGAGCTGCGCCGGCGCGCCGCGCGCGGCGAGCTGTGCTTCGGCACGATCGATTCGTGGCTGGTCTTCCGGCTTTCGCGTGGCAGCGGGTTCGTCACCGATTTCACCAACGCCTCGCGCACGCTGATGTTGAACCTGCGCAGCCGTGCATGGGACAGGGAGATGCTCAGGATGCTGGGCGTGCCGGCCGAGATGCTGCCGCAGCCGGTAAGCTCGCGCGGGCCGCTGGCCGAGGCCGCAGCAGGAACACTGGCGTCGCGCGCGATCCCAATCGGGGCCGTTATCGGCGACCAGCAATCGGCGCTCTACGGCCAGCGCGCGGTGCGCGCGGGCGAGGCCAAGGCGACCTACGGAACCGGCGCATTTCTCCTGATGCATACGGGCGACCAGCCGGTCGCCTCACGCAACCGGCTACTTACCACCGCGGCGTTGGGGCCGACCGGCGAGCCGGCCTACGCGCTGGAGGGCTCGGTGTTTATCGCGGGTGCGGCGATTCAATGGCTGCGCGACGAGTTAGGGCTCATCGGCGCGTCGGCCGAGAGCGAGAGGCTCGCGCGCGCAAGTCGCGAACGCACTCATCCGTATCTGGTGCCCGCCTTCGTCGGGCTGGGCGCGCCGTACTGGGACGCAGACGCGCGCGGCGCGATTGTCGGGATCACGCGGGGCACCAGCCGGGCCGACCTGGTGCGCGCGGCGCTTGATTCCATTGCCTACCAGGTGCGCGATGTCGTCGTCGCGATGGAACGCGATACCGGGCGGCGGGTGCGCGAGCTGCGAGTTGACGGAGGGGCGACCGCCAACGACTACCTGATGCAGTTCCAGGCCGACGTGCTCGGGCGTCCGGTGCGGCGCCCGGCGATGGCGGAGACGACGGCGTTGGGTGCGGCGATGCTGGCCGGACTGGCAGCGGGAGTGTGGCGCTCGCCGCGCGAGTTGGCGGCGCTCAAGCGCGCGGGGCGAGTGTTTCGTCCGGCGATGCGCGCACAAGAACGCAAGGGGTTGCTCAGCGGATGGCGCGACGCGGTCGCCCGAGTGCGCAGTTCGCTGTGA
- a CDS encoding GNAT family N-acetyltransferase, translated as MELRAARRGERDEVLDLLALWYGDRDFFARYNRHDPGFRDDLCLVACDAGRIVATVQIFDRSINLRGAPVPMGGIGSVYTLESWRGRGLASALMRLAVATMGREGFELSLLFAERLDFYARFGWRAATRQFTAVADAQAIVPDGEFDLARFDETRDLPEVAALHRAYSGRFETTVVRDERGWRGNLRYAGNPGEYFVVARRPHDRAIAAYARAMMFHGFPMVMEYGYGSDAAGAMVALFAHLGHAAAGLGSSPAQADGAAILRSPAAAPGTALIVTHGAHDPDLEGRLSAAGAFLMHHPDNFYMWRVIAPARLAERLNCSPTEVEANFFSLLEAPNALYWTADRF; from the coding sequence ATGGAACTGCGCGCGGCGCGCCGCGGCGAGCGCGACGAAGTCCTCGACCTGCTCGCCCTGTGGTACGGCGACCGCGATTTTTTTGCCCGCTACAATCGCCACGACCCCGGTTTTCGCGACGACCTGTGCCTGGTTGCCTGCGATGCTGGTCGGATCGTTGCCACCGTCCAGATTTTCGACCGCTCGATCAACCTGCGCGGTGCGCCGGTTCCGATGGGCGGGATCGGTTCGGTCTACACCCTTGAGAGCTGGCGCGGACGCGGGTTGGCGTCGGCGCTGATGCGGCTAGCGGTGGCGACGATGGGGCGCGAGGGCTTCGAGCTTTCGCTGCTGTTCGCCGAACGGCTGGACTTCTATGCGCGCTTCGGTTGGCGCGCGGCGACTCGGCAGTTCACCGCGGTCGCCGACGCGCAGGCGATTGTCCCGGATGGTGAGTTCGATCTTGCGCGCTTTGACGAAACGCGCGACCTCCCCGAGGTCGCCGCGCTCCACCGTGCGTACAGCGGCCGTTTCGAAACGACCGTCGTCCGCGATGAACGCGGATGGCGCGGCAACCTGCGCTATGCGGGGAATCCTGGTGAGTATTTCGTTGTCGCGCGCCGGCCGCACGACCGTGCAATCGCCGCCTACGCCCGCGCGATGATGTTTCACGGCTTCCCGATGGTGATGGAGTACGGCTATGGGTCTGATGCGGCCGGTGCGATGGTCGCGCTGTTCGCGCATCTTGGGCACGCGGCCGCTGGTCTCGGCTCATCCCCTGCGCAAGCCGACGGCGCCGCAATCCTGCGCAGCCCCGCCGCGGCGCCAGGTACGGCACTGATCGTCACCCATGGAGCGCATGATCCCGACTTGGAGGGGCGGCTCAGCGCGGCGGGTGCTTTCCTGATGCATCATCCGGACAACTTCTACATGTGGCGGGTGATCGCGCCTGCGCGGCTGGCGGAGCGGTTGAACTGTTCGCCTACCGAGGTCGAGGCGAATTTTTTTTCGCTGCTTGAAGCGCCAAACGCGCTATATTGGACTGCGGATCGCTTTTAG
- the gspC gene encoding type II secretion system protein GspC — protein sequence MTLRLAFSERYLTALNLLLIAALAYFLALSVNDVIRGRLGGGAPLELPALTRPRPVAAQARPRAYYEAIVRRDIFNLEPAPETPAETATNLHIKLIGTSQLTLSRPFIIVLDQNTQRQSLYRLGDEIPEAGKLVGVYKDHAIILHQGRRIKLEMPAAPVPAASDARALPYPWAARSLGPGRPFSPLSGRGVRPLGPGRFAVDRLTLNDNLRNMASLFTQIRAIPNIGADGSSDGFRLSEIQPGSIFDQVGLHDGDILTSVDGQTVSDPARAMQMLGSLRNQSTINLTVLRNGQPLQLHYDIH from the coding sequence ATGACGCTGCGGCTGGCGTTCTCCGAGCGCTATCTCACGGCGCTCAACCTGTTGCTGATCGCTGCGCTTGCCTACTTTCTGGCGCTCTCGGTCAACGACGTTATTCGGGGCCGCCTGGGAGGCGGGGCGCCGCTTGAGCTGCCCGCGCTTACCCGCCCCCGGCCGGTGGCCGCACAGGCCCGTCCGCGCGCGTACTACGAGGCGATCGTCCGGCGCGACATTTTTAATCTCGAACCCGCGCCCGAAACGCCGGCGGAAACGGCGACCAACCTTCACATCAAGCTGATCGGAACCTCGCAGCTTACGCTCTCGCGCCCGTTCATCATCGTGCTCGACCAGAACACCCAGAGGCAGTCGCTCTACAGATTGGGCGACGAGATTCCGGAGGCCGGCAAGCTGGTGGGCGTTTATAAGGACCACGCGATCATCCTGCACCAAGGGCGGCGGATAAAGCTCGAGATGCCGGCGGCGCCCGTCCCCGCCGCCAGCGATGCGCGGGCGCTCCCCTATCCATGGGCGGCGCGCTCGTTGGGCCCAGGGCGTCCTTTCTCGCCCCTCTCAGGGCGTGGAGTGCGCCCGCTCGGCCCCGGACGCTTTGCCGTCGACCGCTTGACGTTGAACGACAACCTTCGGAACATGGCGTCGCTGTTCACCCAGATTCGCGCGATCCCCAATATCGGCGCCGACGGCAGCTCCGACGGCTTTCGTCTGTCGGAGATCCAGCCGGGCTCGATTTTCGACCAGGTCGGCCTGCACGACGGCGACATTCTGACCAGCGTCGACGGACAGACCGTGAGCGACCCGGCGCGCGCGATGCAGATGCTCGGCAGCCTGCGCAACCAGTCCACGATCAACCTGACCGTGCTGCGCAACGGCCAGCCGCTCCAGCTTCACTACGACATCCACTGA
- a CDS encoding D-alanyl-D-alanine carboxypeptidase family protein, with protein sequence MAAVSFMPAPRAALALILAVVAGAALLTPDTAFARRRRIHANVPVASRSAAGDQTYAEALLIEPETGTVMFEKDTHQPWPTASLAKMMIAYIVAQKLADGSLKLSDRVTTSAKAAKMGGSQVYLKEGETFSLDDMMKAIMVHSANDASVAVAEYVGGSTDGFVAMMNRQAEKLGMKETHYYSVHGLPPGPGEQPDTSSAWDEAILAGALVRYPQVLKWAGTDSTPFRNGSFELRNTNHLVRTFPGCDGLKTGFYYKAGFNVVATARRDGMRLIAVVLGSPRKGENFKAASELLARGFANYEMRTVGRRGAPITQTVAVNGGTVASLTPVWGRDLSVLRKRGDDDPVKVQFELPTALAAPVHAGVQIGMGQAVGGGKVLASAPLVAPAAIAPRPSLFERVRHVF encoded by the coding sequence TTGGCGGCCGTTTCGTTCATGCCCGCGCCGCGCGCCGCGCTCGCGCTGATACTCGCCGTCGTCGCGGGCGCCGCTCTGCTGACGCCCGACACGGCGTTCGCACGCCGTCGCCGTATTCATGCCAACGTACCCGTCGCATCCCGCAGCGCCGCCGGCGACCAGACCTACGCCGAGGCCCTCCTCATCGAGCCCGAGACCGGCACCGTGATGTTCGAGAAGGACACGCATCAGCCGTGGCCGACCGCCTCGCTGGCCAAGATGATGATCGCCTACATCGTGGCGCAAAAACTTGCCGACGGCAGCCTCAAGCTCTCCGACCGGGTCACGACCTCGGCCAAGGCGGCGAAGATGGGCGGCTCCCAGGTCTACCTCAAAGAGGGCGAGACCTTCTCGCTCGATGACATGATGAAGGCGATCATGGTGCACTCGGCCAACGACGCGTCGGTCGCGGTCGCCGAGTACGTCGGTGGTTCGACCGATGGCTTCGTCGCGATGATGAACCGGCAGGCGGAGAAGCTGGGGATGAAGGAAACGCACTACTACTCGGTGCACGGCCTGCCGCCCGGGCCCGGCGAGCAACCCGACACGTCGAGCGCGTGGGACGAGGCGATCCTGGCGGGTGCGCTCGTCCGCTATCCGCAGGTCCTCAAATGGGCGGGGACCGACAGCACGCCCTTTCGCAACGGCAGTTTCGAGCTGCGCAACACCAATCATCTGGTGCGCACGTTCCCCGGATGCGACGGGCTGAAGACGGGCTTTTACTATAAGGCCGGCTTCAACGTAGTCGCCACCGCCCGCCGCGACGGCATGCGGCTTATCGCGGTGGTGCTGGGCTCGCCGCGCAAAGGTGAGAACTTCAAAGCCGCCTCTGAGCTGCTCGCGCGGGGCTTCGCCAACTACGAAATGCGCACGGTCGGCAGGCGCGGCGCGCCGATCACGCAGACGGTCGCCGTCAACGGAGGCACGGTTGCGAGCTTGACGCCGGTGTGGGGCCGGGATTTGAGCGTGCTGCGCAAGCGCGGGGATGACGATCCCGTCAAGGTGCAATTTGAGCTTCCGACCGCGCTCGCGGCGCCGGTGCACGCCGGGGTTCAGATCGGCATGGGGCAGGCGGTCGGCGGCGGCAAGGTGCTGGCGAGCGCGCCGCTGGTTGCGCCGGCGGCGATAGCGCCGCGCCCCTCGCTGTTCGAGCGCGTCCGCCATGTGTTTTGA
- a CDS encoding DUF2333 family protein has protein sequence MSVRKLGIAAAVVVATLILINLGLHFGQKRHDHLDYSVSQAFPPGKAFVPGEIYAATLAAIVEHELNDGFGWRPNDFFLWGPRAMADNNANRQLGIIMAVRETTRVFRDHLTKVSSNEYDPNLVIAETDFRNDATRWILPSAESKYRDGVRHLRMYIAGLHANPETSRELNQRNVELIRLIQVWGDLLGDAHANLYRTRRDDGGRVRPWNVDDYFYHAQGYAHVMYCMIPAVEREYHQSLTTKPVLAQLFNEALDPLGKAATLKPLIVLDGAPNGIFANHRRNLDAYISEARQKLYSIREELER, from the coding sequence ATGTCGGTGCGCAAGCTGGGAATCGCCGCGGCGGTCGTGGTCGCGACGTTGATTCTGATCAATCTCGGGCTGCATTTCGGCCAGAAACGCCACGATCATCTCGATTATTCCGTCAGCCAGGCTTTCCCGCCGGGCAAGGCGTTTGTGCCGGGCGAGATCTACGCGGCGACGCTCGCCGCAATAGTGGAGCATGAGCTCAACGATGGCTTCGGATGGCGTCCCAACGATTTTTTCCTGTGGGGGCCGCGCGCGATGGCCGACAACAACGCCAACCGCCAGCTCGGCATCATCATGGCGGTGCGCGAGACGACGCGAGTGTTCCGCGACCATCTGACTAAGGTTTCCTCCAACGAGTACGATCCCAACCTGGTCATCGCCGAGACCGATTTCCGCAACGATGCGACGCGCTGGATCCTGCCCTCGGCCGAGTCAAAGTACCGCGACGGGGTGCGCCACCTGAGGATGTACATCGCTGGGCTGCATGCCAATCCGGAAACCTCGCGCGAGCTCAACCAGCGCAACGTCGAACTGATTCGGCTGATCCAGGTATGGGGCGACCTGCTTGGCGACGCGCACGCCAACCTTTATCGCACGCGCCGCGACGACGGCGGCCGGGTGCGCCCGTGGAATGTTGACGACTATTTCTACCACGCGCAGGGCTACGCGCACGTGATGTACTGCATGATCCCGGCGGTCGAGCGCGAGTACCATCAGTCGCTCACCACCAAGCCGGTGCTCGCGCAGCTCTTCAACGAGGCGCTCGACCCGTTGGGCAAGGCCGCGACGCTCAAGCCGCTGATCGTGCTCGACGGCGCGCCCAACGGGATTTTCGCCAACCACCGGCGCAACCTCGACGCCTACATCTCGGAGGCCCGCCAGAAGTTGTACTCGATCCGCGAGGAGCTCGAGCGCTGA
- a CDS encoding GNAT family N-acetyltransferase — translation MVLNAWPRVLLVFPEHYADAAALLSRAFVADPLALATAPEPREPEARARRLTGLFATALRIHRAAGQPVFGVFDGGRLVAAAVVEGTMHAPSSVTVFHGLATLPTLIRAVGWAGMARSIKLVDTLARNHPPEPHLYLNILGVEPAFQGRHGGVAILDYLRELAAARTDVAGVYLETAKEANVGYYMRNGYEVIGEFYPLGVRCWRMFQPRRA, via the coding sequence ATGGTGCTGAATGCGTGGCCGCGCGTATTGCTGGTGTTTCCAGAGCATTATGCGGACGCCGCAGCGCTGCTCAGCCGCGCATTCGTCGCCGATCCCCTGGCGCTGGCCACCGCGCCCGAGCCCAGGGAACCCGAAGCACGCGCCCGACGCCTGACCGGCCTGTTCGCCACCGCGCTCCGCATCCACCGCGCGGCTGGCCAGCCCGTCTTTGGCGTGTTCGACGGTGGGCGGCTGGTCGCGGCAGCCGTCGTCGAAGGCACGATGCATGCGCCGTCGAGCGTGACCGTCTTTCATGGCCTCGCGACACTGCCGACGCTGATTCGGGCGGTCGGATGGGCCGGGATGGCGCGTTCGATCAAGCTCGTCGATACGCTGGCGCGCAACCATCCGCCCGAGCCGCATCTCTATCTCAACATCCTTGGAGTCGAGCCCGCCTTCCAGGGCCGCCATGGCGGCGTCGCGATTCTCGACTATCTGCGCGAGCTGGCGGCCGCGCGCACCGACGTCGCGGGCGTGTATCTGGAGACCGCGAAGGAAGCCAACGTCGGGTACTACATGCGCAACGGCTACGAAGTGATCGGCGAATTCTATCCGCTGGGCGTGAGGTGTTGGCGGATGTTCCAGCCGCGGCGGGCTTAA
- a CDS encoding glutamate--cysteine ligase, which translates to MSTSDPIESRQQLIDYFASGAKPRERWRVGTEYEKVIVSARDGRALPFSGPNGVEEILRRLAARYGYEPVKENGRILALRGERAAITIEPGSQIELSGEQCETIHCAYAEFTRHIEQLVEVGNELGAVVLGLGMQPISTVDEIELLPKARYQIMYPYMARKGRLGQRMMKQTAGVQANLDYSDEPDAMRKLRVSMGLVPLLYAIFANSPLSDGRLNGYQSYRGHIWMDTDRDRCGTLEFVFRDDTSFEDYAEYALDVPMYFIERDHHYLDLTQPPGITFRQFMERGWRGERATLDDWANHLTTIFTEVRLKKYVEVRTADSQPPALMLALPALCKGILYDTDCMAGAWDLVKRWNFEERLLLTDAAHKLGLQARAGRIPLRDLALELLMIASVGLERHNAVNARGENESVYLLRLLDQVRSGVTQASLTIERWKGRWNYDVQRLVEGCAYGVEAFV; encoded by the coding sequence ATGTCGACGAGCGATCCGATCGAATCCCGCCAGCAGCTTATTGACTACTTCGCCAGCGGGGCCAAGCCGCGCGAGCGATGGCGGGTCGGCACCGAGTACGAGAAGGTCATAGTCTCTGCGCGCGACGGGCGTGCCCTGCCCTTCTCCGGGCCGAACGGGGTCGAGGAAATCCTGCGCAGGCTGGCCGCTCGCTACGGCTACGAGCCGGTCAAGGAAAACGGCCGCATCCTCGCCCTAAGGGGCGAGCGCGCCGCGATCACGATCGAGCCCGGCAGCCAGATCGAGCTCTCGGGCGAACAGTGCGAAACGATTCATTGCGCGTACGCCGAATTCACACGCCATATCGAGCAACTCGTCGAGGTCGGCAACGAGCTTGGCGCGGTGGTGCTGGGACTGGGGATGCAGCCGATCAGCACGGTCGACGAGATCGAGCTATTGCCCAAGGCGCGCTACCAAATCATGTACCCGTACATGGCGCGCAAGGGGCGGCTCGGCCAGCGGATGATGAAGCAGACCGCGGGCGTGCAGGCCAACCTTGACTACAGCGACGAGCCCGACGCGATGCGCAAGCTGCGCGTCAGCATGGGGTTGGTTCCGCTGCTCTATGCGATCTTTGCCAACTCGCCGCTGAGCGACGGCCGGCTCAACGGCTACCAGAGCTACCGCGGGCACATCTGGATGGACACCGACCGCGACCGCTGCGGCACGCTCGAGTTCGTCTTCCGCGACGACACGAGTTTTGAGGACTACGCTGAGTACGCGCTCGATGTTCCGATGTACTTCATCGAGCGCGACCACCACTACCTCGACCTGACCCAGCCGCCCGGCATCACCTTCCGCCAGTTCATGGAGCGCGGATGGCGCGGCGAGCGCGCCACGCTCGACGACTGGGCCAACCATCTGACCACCATCTTCACCGAGGTGCGGCTCAAGAAGTACGTCGAGGTGCGCACCGCGGACAGCCAGCCGCCGGCGCTGATGCTGGCGCTGCCGGCGCTCTGCAAGGGGATCCTGTACGACACCGACTGCATGGCGGGCGCCTGGGATCTGGTCAAGCGCTGGAACTTCGAGGAGCGTCTGCTGCTGACCGACGCGGCGCACAAGTTGGGGCTCCAGGCGCGCGCAGGACGAATCCCGTTGCGCGACCTCGCGCTGGAGCTCCTGATGATCGCGAGCGTGGGGCTCGAGCGCCACAACGCGGTCAACGCGCGCGGCGAGAACGAGAGCGTTTACCTGCTGCGCCTGCTCGACCAGGTGCGTAGCGGGGTGACCCAGGCGAGCCTGACGATAGAACGCTGGAAGGGGCGCTGGAACTACGACGTACAGCGCCTGGTCGAAGGCTGCGCCTACGGGGTCGAGGCGTTCGTCTGA